A single window of Pseudomonas lijiangensis DNA harbors:
- a CDS encoding STAS domain-containing protein, whose amino-acid sequence MFSITEGTQDTPTLMHVKGDLTIYEVRQAHELLMPLISTQAQAWQLDLSGVDEIDSAGVQLLLALQRELSLSGASASVSAASPSVMEMTGLLALDVLQPVAQAED is encoded by the coding sequence ATGTTCTCGATAACCGAAGGGACGCAAGACACACCCACGCTGATGCATGTGAAAGGCGACCTGACCATCTACGAAGTCAGGCAGGCACATGAGTTGCTCATGCCCTTGATCTCAACACAGGCACAGGCCTGGCAACTGGACCTCAGCGGCGTCGATGAAATAGACAGCGCCGGTGTTCAGCTATTGCTGGCGTTGCAGCGCGAACTGTCATTGAGCGGGGCATCAGCCAGTGTCAGTGCAGCTTCGCCCAGCGTGATGGAAATGACCGGGCTGCTGGCTCTGGATGTGCTCCAACCTGTGGCTCAGGCCGAGGATTGA
- a CDS encoding response regulator → MAKTVLIVDDSASMRQLVRMSLSSAGHQVIEAVDGRDALSKLTGQKVNLIISDVNMPNLDGIGLVKEVKARPEYRFTPIIMLTTESEQSKKAEGQAAGAKAWIVKPFQPQQLLAAVEKLLG, encoded by the coding sequence ATGGCCAAGACCGTACTGATCGTCGATGACTCTGCATCGATGCGCCAACTGGTGAGAATGAGCCTGAGCAGCGCAGGGCATCAAGTGATCGAGGCTGTAGACGGTCGCGACGCCCTCAGCAAGCTCACCGGGCAGAAAGTCAACCTGATCATCAGTGACGTGAACATGCCCAATCTCGATGGCATCGGCCTGGTCAAAGAGGTCAAGGCGCGCCCCGAATACCGCTTCACCCCCATCATCATGCTCACCACCGAAAGCGAGCAGTCCAAGAAAGCAGAAGGCCAGGCCGCGGGTGCCAAGGCCTGGATCGTCAAACCTTTTCAGCCTCAGCAGTTGCTCGCTGCGGTCGAGAAACTGCTGGGGTAA